AGACGCTTCGAGTTGTGACGGACTAGGGTTGATGATGAATTTACCGTCAACACGTGCCACACGCACCTCTGAAATCAGGGTTGGGAAAGGCAGGTCGGAAACAGCGATGGCAGCAGAAGCGGCAAGTCCGGCCAGTGAATCCGGCATGACTTCCTCATCGTGTGACATCAATTGGATCATTACCTGCGTTTCGGCATGGTAATCATCCGGGAAAAGCGGACGGAGCACGCGGTCCACAAGGCGCATGGTCAATACTTCCTTGTCGCTAGGACGCGCTTCGCGCTTGAAGAAACCACCTGGGAAACGGCCTGAAGAGGCGAATTTCTCGCGGTAGTCAACGGTGAGCGGAAGAAAATCCACTCCAGGGTTTGCAGTTCTTGCGGAGACTGCGGTAGCGAGCAGCATGGTGTCACCCATACGCACTACTACCGATCCGTCGGCCTGTTTGGCCAGTTTTCCGGTTTCGATCGAGATGGTCCTGCCATCTCCCAAATCGATAACCTCGGTAATAACATTTGGAATCATAAATCCTTTTGTTGATTAAACAGTGGGTTTTTGTTTGTTGTTGTAGTTGTGTTGTTGTAGTTGCAGACCCAATGAAAAACCAAAACTTTTTTTGCGCCGGATTCCAAAACAAAAAGAGGCGCGCGGGCGCCTCTTTCGGTCAGATTATTTCCTGATGTTGAGTTCTTTGATGATCGCGCGGTAGCGGTTGATCTCGGTGTTCTTCAGGTAGTCAAGGTGGCTCCTTCTTTTACCTACCAACTTTACAAGGGCACGCTCGGTGTTGTAGTCGTGGCGGTTTTTCTTAAGGTGCTCCGTGAGGTGGTTGATCCTGTAGGTGAACAGCGCGATCTGCCCTTCTGCTGAACCGGTGTTGGTCGCAGCGCCTCCGTGCTTGGCAAAAATTTCTTCTTTTTTCTCTTTAGTCAAATACATGCTAATATTCTTTAAATGATTATTATGTAGTGCTACGTTTTTCGTACACGGGTGCAAAGGTAGTATTATTTTTTGGATAGGCAAGAGGACTGAGTCGAAAGTCGAAAGTCAAAAGTCGAAGGTCAAAAGTCAAAAGTCGAGAGTGGGAGTGGTGGAGGTAGTGTATAGACAACATAAACCACGGCGCACGTGGCGTCGGTAATGGGGATGAAGGTAAGATTGGGTTGGCTTATCGGAACAACTTCGCGATTTCCGCGTTGACGAATTCCAGGAAACGCTCATCCTGCTCGGTAAAAGGGTCGGCAACCTCACTGTCAATGTCGATCTGCCCGATGTTGCGTCCGTCTACAAACATCGGCACGACGATCTCCGATTTGACGGTCAGGCTGCACGCGATATAGTTATCCTGCGCCGTCACATCCGGAACTACGAAATTCTGGTTCGACACCGCTACCTGTCCACAAATGCCCTTCCCAAAAGGGATAACCGTGTGGTCGGTCGGCTCACCGGCATACGGCCCGAGAATCAGTTCTTCCTTCTCACCATTGCGGAAATAAAAACCGACCCAATCGTAATAGTCGATGTTGTCGCGCAACAGGTGGCAGATTTCAAGTAGCTTATCCTCGCGAAGGATGTTGGTATGGTGCAGAATATCCTGTACTTTTGGCTTCAGTTCCTCGAATGTCATGGCGTCTTTTTTCGTCGTGGCGCGCGGCGCCTGGTTTTCTTTACAAAGGTAGGACACCCGTACGGCGCAGGATGATAGAAAATTGTTAAATGTCATGCAGACCCTGTTTCGCCAATACCGCCCTTTTTTGCTGTTCCTGCTGAAATTTCTCGGGGTCTACATCGTGTTGACCCTGCTCTACCAGCTTTTTCTGGGGTCGTATGACGAACGTATCCATGAAATCGACGCCATGACCCGCCTGGTTTCCGAACAGGTGGTGGGTGTCTTGCAACTGTCAGGATATGACGCGTCGATGCTGCCACACGAAAGCGAAGCCTCTTACAGGGTGTTAGTGGGAGGGAAGACTGTCGTACGCGTGATCGAGGGATGTAACGCCATAAGTCTCATGATCCTGTTTACGGCCTTTATCGTGGCTTTCGGATCGACTTTCAAAAAAACCGGGTTGTTTATTTTGGGTGGACTCGTCCTGATCCATCTCTTGAACGTGGCCCGCATTGCCCTGCTAACCATCGGCATCCGAACGTATCCCGAATCGCAGGCCCTGATGCACGATATCCTCTTCCCACTCGTCATCTACGGCACCATCTTCCTGTTATGGGTACTATGGATCCGAAAATTCTCGCCCCATGCCCGGAAAAAAGCGTAATATCATACGTATCGTACTTGCCGTCCTGCTGGTAGCGGCACTCGCGGCCATCCGCCTTTTTGAGCGCTCGTTGTTCTATGACCCGTTCCTCGATTTCTTTCATGGCGAATACCAGGGTAAGCCGCTTCCGGAATACGCTTCCGTTCAACTGGTACTCGGACTGACGTTTCGATATACCCTTAATATGGTCGTGTCGCTGACCTTGCTCTACGTCCTGTTCCAATCCGTATCCAAGCTACGGTTCGCCGCCCTGCTGTATGCCCTGCTGTTTGTAGTGCTGTTTATCGCCTTTTGGATCGTACTGCAATGCTTCGACCACAACCTCCTGGCGCTTTTCTACGTGCGGCGCTTCCTGATCCAGCCGCTGTTCATCATCCTGTTCATTCCGGCGTTCTATTTCCAGGACCGCCAGGCAGCAAACGGCGAATAATCCGTATCTTTGCGTCATGACCCGCAAAACGCTCGCTTTACTGTTGTCGTTTGTGCTCTTGGCCACCCAGACGAGCCTGGCGGTACGCGTGCATTATTGCGGAGGGGAAGCGGTTTCTGTAGCCGCCGGTTTCCACCTCACAGGCGGTGGTTGCGGCATGGAGCCGGACACAGCATCCGGCTGCGCTACCGGGTCTACACTCGAAAAGAAAGGATGTTGCGACGAAACCTCCGTCCAGCTTAAAGTCAAGCAAGACGCACCGACTATTGCGAAAAGCGGTTTCGGTGTCGACGCCATCCTCACTACGCCCACACAGCCGCCATTACGGTTCCAGCATCCGGTGCCGTCTACGGTCTACCGTATTCCAGCCTTCCGTTGTGAAGCGCATGGCCCCCCGTTATTTATCCTCTACTCTTCTTATCTCGTATACGCCTAGGGCATCGTTGACTCGGACCTTTTTCCTTGTTTAACGATACACCACGTATATGCATTTCAAACACTATGGGCTACTCCTGGTGTCGACCTTTGCCATGGCGCAGGATCCTGTGACGGATTCCCTCCAGGAGGTAAAAGTCGAAACCAGCCGCAAAAGCCTCAAAAAAGCACTTACTGCCACGGCGAATACAACCGTGATGTCGAGTCGGGAATTGCTCAAAGCCGCCTGCTGTAACCTCGCGGAAAGCTTTGAAACCAACCCGGCCATCGACGTAAATTTCCAGGACGCACTGACCGGCGTGCGCCAAATTCGTATGCTCGGACTCGCGAGTCCGTACCTTGCGGTCACCGAAGAGAACATCCCGTTTGCGCGCGGCGCCTCGCAGGCTTACGGATTGTCGTTTACGCCCGGCACCTGGGTACACAGCATCCAGGTGACCAAAGGCGCCGGCTCGGTTATCAATGGTTTTGAAAGTATTTCAGGCCAGGTCAACACCGAACTACTCAAACCCATGGACGACATCCCGTTCTTCGCCAACGTCTATTCCTCTTCCGATGGTCGATTCGAGCTCAATACGCACTTCACCCGTCGGCTTTCCCCAAAATGGAGCAGCAGCCTGTTGGTGCACGGGAACGCCCGTCCGTTTAAGACCGATATGAACGACGACGGCTTCCTCGACAACCCGCTGGCACGGCAGGCGAATATCGCCAGTCGTTGGCAGTACCACGATCCGGAAACGGGTTGGGAAGGATTTGCCTCCATTCGCTATCTCGACGATAATAAGGTCACCGGAGAAACCGGGTTCGATCCCGATCGTGATCGCGGCACCACCCACCATTGGGGATCTGAGATACGCACCCGCCGCCTGGACCTGTCCACCAAAACAGGATACGTATTCCTGGATATGCCCTACCAAAGTATAGGCTGGCAGAATGCCTTTTCGGTGCACGACCAGAATTCCTATTTCGGACAGAATCTGTACAACCTCACCCAGCGGAGTTTTTATTCGAACCTGATTTTCAGTTCCATCATAGATAATACCCGACATAAGTTTACCACCGGGTTGAGTTTCACGTACGATCACTATAATGAATACGTGGTTGTGCCTCAGATTGATGAGAATTTCGACCGTATCGACAATTCCGTCGGCGCCTTCTTCGAATACAATTTCAATAACGACGACAACTTCAGCCTGATTGCCGGATTGCGCGCCGATGTCCACAACCGCCTGGGGGCTTTCCTGACACCCCGCCTCCATGTGCGCTATGTGCCGTGGGAAAAAGGGGTCTTGCGGGCCTCTGCCGGACGCGGACGACGCGCCGCCAACATCTTCGCTGAAAACCAACAGCTGTTTGCCAGTGCAAGAACGTTTGATTTGATGGGCAATGGCGGCAAGTTATACGGACTCAACCCGGAGGTCGCCTGGAACTACGGCCTGAGTTTCCAGCAACGGCTCTCCCTTTTCGGGAAGCCGTCGGAAGTAGGTTTCGACCTTTACCGCACCGTGTTCGACAACCAGATAGTGGTGGATATGTATGGTAGTCCGCAAAGCGTCGCATTCTATGACCTTCAGGGTCGGTCGGATGCCACCAGCCTGCAGGTCGATTTTGACAGCGAGCCAATCCGGCGATTGAATGTCCGCC
This genomic interval from Flavobacterium sp. HJ-32-4 contains the following:
- the rpsO gene encoding 30S ribosomal protein S15, which encodes MYLTKEKKEEIFAKHGGAATNTGSAEGQIALFTYRINHLTEHLKKNRHDYNTERALVKLVGKRRSHLDYLKNTEINRYRAIIKELNIRK
- a CDS encoding GAF domain-containing protein, with protein sequence MTFEELKPKVQDILHHTNILREDKLLEICHLLRDNIDYYDWVGFYFRNGEKEELILGPYAGEPTDHTVIPFGKGICGQVAVSNQNFVVPDVTAQDNYIACSLTVKSEIVVPMFVDGRNIGQIDIDSEVADPFTEQDERFLEFVNAEIAKLFR
- the xrtF gene encoding exosortase family protein XrtF, encoding MQTLFRQYRPFLLFLLKFLGVYIVLTLLYQLFLGSYDERIHEIDAMTRLVSEQVVGVLQLSGYDASMLPHESEASYRVLVGGKTVVRVIEGCNAISLMILFTAFIVAFGSTFKKTGLFILGGLVLIHLLNVARIALLTIGIRTYPESQALMHDILFPLVIYGTIFLLWVLWIRKFSPHARKKA
- a CDS encoding exosortase F system-associated protein gives rise to the protein MPGKKRNIIRIVLAVLLVAALAAIRLFERSLFYDPFLDFFHGEYQGKPLPEYASVQLVLGLTFRYTLNMVVSLTLLYVLFQSVSKLRFAALLYALLFVVLFIAFWIVLQCFDHNLLALFYVRRFLIQPLFIILFIPAFYFQDRQAANGE
- a CDS encoding TonB-dependent siderophore receptor — translated: MHFKHYGLLLVSTFAMAQDPVTDSLQEVKVETSRKSLKKALTATANTTVMSSRELLKAACCNLAESFETNPAIDVNFQDALTGVRQIRMLGLASPYLAVTEENIPFARGASQAYGLSFTPGTWVHSIQVTKGAGSVINGFESISGQVNTELLKPMDDIPFFANVYSSSDGRFELNTHFTRRLSPKWSSSLLVHGNARPFKTDMNDDGFLDNPLARQANIASRWQYHDPETGWEGFASIRYLDDNKVTGETGFDPDRDRGTTHHWGSEIRTRRLDLSTKTGYVFLDMPYQSIGWQNAFSVHDQNSYFGQNLYNLTQRSFYSNLIFSSIIDNTRHKFTTGLSFTYDHYNEYVVVPQIDENFDRIDNSVGAFFEYNFNNDDNFSLIAGLRADVHNRLGAFLTPRLHVRYVPWEKGVLRASAGRGRRAANIFAENQQLFASARTFDLMGNGGKLYGLNPEVAWNYGLSFQQRLSLFGKPSEVGFDLYRTVFDNQIVVDMYGSPQSVAFYDLQGRSDATSLQVDFDSEPIRRLNVRLAYKTYQVRTDFMSSGYRQKPLQPQQRLFGNIAYETPDHDGRRWKFDATYNALGAQWLPYTGTNPQADRLPNRVAGYSLVHFQVTRVFSGAFELYAGGENIGNYRQQKAILGADDPFGPTFDASISYAPVFGRMFYAGLRYKVLQKNK